The following are encoded in a window of Pyxidicoccus xibeiensis genomic DNA:
- a CDS encoding class I SAM-dependent methyltransferase, with protein sequence MARRFHDEPLVVVLRHLKEALGAGTACIEVPDPDLGRGCYPGERVGPLGGLVHRPLRSWCDLAEGLGCRLLTPRAVDDTHISLTFERLGAEASWHAGGASSAEVESPTREERYGAGSEFARVRKLEDAGFLLPWLEALGRIRLDAGARVLDLGVNRGDELAAFAWLEGMPDVTFVGVDHGASALAEARARFPDARHEFVLADLNALPAGLGRFSLVLSVGTLQSPGVDDHALLRRLVQEHVEPRAAFVLGFPNSRFRDGEVVYGARVRNLREPDLSLLVKDLSFYRRYLHQHGFRTFLGGKYDLLLTAVRGGD encoded by the coding sequence ATGGCTCGCCGCTTCCATGACGAGCCGCTCGTCGTCGTGCTCCGCCACCTGAAGGAAGCGCTCGGCGCGGGCACGGCGTGCATCGAAGTCCCCGACCCGGACCTGGGGCGCGGCTGTTATCCGGGGGAGCGCGTGGGGCCGCTCGGCGGGCTCGTGCACCGGCCGCTGCGAAGCTGGTGCGACCTGGCGGAGGGGCTCGGCTGCCGGCTGCTCACCCCGCGCGCGGTGGACGACACGCACATCTCACTCACCTTCGAGCGGCTGGGCGCCGAGGCCTCGTGGCACGCGGGCGGAGCGTCCTCCGCGGAGGTGGAATCGCCCACGCGGGAGGAGCGCTACGGCGCGGGCTCGGAGTTCGCGCGGGTGCGCAAGCTGGAGGACGCGGGCTTCCTGCTGCCGTGGCTGGAGGCGCTCGGGCGCATCAGGCTGGACGCCGGCGCGCGGGTGCTGGACCTGGGCGTCAACCGGGGTGACGAGCTGGCCGCCTTCGCCTGGCTGGAGGGGATGCCGGACGTCACCTTCGTCGGCGTGGACCACGGCGCGAGCGCGCTCGCGGAAGCACGGGCGCGCTTCCCCGACGCGCGGCATGAGTTCGTGCTCGCGGACCTGAATGCGCTGCCGGCGGGACTGGGGCGCTTCAGCCTGGTGCTGTCGGTGGGGACGCTGCAGAGCCCCGGGGTGGATGACCACGCACTGTTGCGACGGCTGGTGCAGGAGCACGTGGAGCCCCGGGCCGCGTTCGTCCTCGGCTTCCCCAACTCGCGCTTCCGGGATGGGGAGGTGGTCTACGGCGCGCGCGTGCGCAACCTGCGCGAGCCGGACCTGTCCCTGCTGGTGAAGGACCTGTCTTTCTACCGGCGCTATCTGCACCAGCATGGCTTCCGCACGTTCCTCGGCGGCAAGTACGACCTGCTGCTCACGGCGGTGCGTGGCGGGGACTGA
- a CDS encoding serine/threonine protein kinase, translating into MESNSLNPASLPSGTLVGRWRLLEPCGRGTFGVVYRAESVDGTQGVVALKLALHPGDARFVREAELLSRIHHPAVPRLLDHGQWQPREGASYAWLVMEWIEGAALYDWAVAQRPSSRQVLHLLARLARALEATHAAGGIHRDVKGENIRVRSADGQPFLMDFGSGHFLGASTLTWDSWPPGTSAYRAPEAWGFVLGPGKPPPVPYAPGPADDVFALGITAYRLVTGKYPPSPHPRGEDAWLWHPEKLALWTASTSNARCTPQLSALVSRMLSLQPEARGRAEEVAEALERAARKAGPEADVPLFTGEEAKPAGLFPPVQRVTVRSPPRAARWPGLVAASLGASLSLGVGVLWSTRSFELPEQPHVAEGEEAKDGGTIAAGDTALTAPVAPERAPSMGPAIRAELPPKPFPGQRRPAGNGRCPGKEMVAINGGCWVKLSVELKDCEGADGLAYKGECYVPVLALPRPSTSGPANRDDAP; encoded by the coding sequence ATGGAGTCCAACTCCCTCAATCCGGCAAGCCTGCCCTCGGGGACTCTCGTCGGCCGGTGGCGCTTGCTGGAGCCGTGCGGCCGGGGCACCTTCGGCGTCGTCTACCGAGCCGAGAGCGTGGACGGGACTCAGGGCGTCGTGGCCCTCAAGCTGGCCCTGCACCCCGGCGATGCGCGCTTCGTCCGTGAGGCCGAGCTGCTCTCCCGCATCCACCATCCCGCGGTTCCGCGCCTCCTCGACCACGGCCAGTGGCAGCCCCGCGAGGGCGCGTCCTACGCATGGCTCGTCATGGAGTGGATAGAGGGCGCAGCCCTCTATGACTGGGCCGTGGCGCAGCGCCCATCGTCACGGCAGGTGCTCCACCTCCTCGCCCGGCTGGCGCGGGCGTTGGAGGCCACGCATGCCGCAGGCGGCATCCACCGGGACGTGAAGGGCGAGAACATCCGCGTGCGAAGTGCGGACGGCCAGCCCTTCCTCATGGACTTCGGCTCCGGACACTTCCTGGGCGCTTCCACCCTGACGTGGGACTCGTGGCCTCCTGGGACTTCCGCCTACCGCGCTCCCGAGGCCTGGGGCTTCGTGCTGGGCCCCGGCAAGCCTCCCCCCGTCCCGTATGCGCCCGGCCCCGCCGATGACGTCTTCGCCCTGGGTATCACCGCCTACCGGCTCGTCACCGGCAAGTACCCGCCCTCGCCGCATCCACGGGGCGAGGACGCCTGGCTGTGGCACCCGGAGAAGCTGGCGCTCTGGACTGCCAGCACGAGCAACGCCCGCTGCACTCCGCAACTGAGCGCCCTGGTGTCCCGGATGCTCTCGCTGCAACCAGAGGCGCGGGGCCGTGCAGAGGAGGTGGCCGAAGCACTGGAGCGGGCCGCACGGAAGGCGGGGCCAGAAGCGGATGTGCCTCTCTTCACCGGCGAAGAGGCGAAGCCCGCGGGCCTGTTTCCTCCAGTTCAGCGCGTCACGGTGCGGAGCCCCCCTCGTGCGGCGAGGTGGCCCGGGCTTGTGGCGGCCAGCCTCGGTGCCTCCCTGTCCCTGGGCGTGGGAGTGCTGTGGAGCACGCGGTCCTTCGAGCTGCCCGAGCAGCCGCACGTCGCGGAAGGGGAAGAGGCGAAGGATGGCGGCACGATCGCCGCCGGAGACACCGCGCTGACGGCCCCAGTCGCGCCCGAGCGAGCCCCCTCCATGGGGCCGGCCATCCGGGCTGAGTTGCCGCCGAAGCCCTTCCCGGGTCAGCGGAGGCCCGCTGGTAACGGACGATGTCCCGGGAAGGAAATGGTCGCAATCAACGGCGGCTGCTGGGTGAAGTTGTCTGTAGAGCTGAAGGACTGCGAAGGCGCGGACGGCCTTGCATACAAGGGCGAGTGCTACGTGCCCGTTCTGGCACTGCCACGCCCTTCCACCTCAGGGCCCGCGAATCGCGACGACGCTCCATGA
- a CDS encoding TetR/AcrR family transcriptional regulator: MPGPQRDAARTRRTLLSTAARVIAEHGAGVSLDLVAREADVSKGGLLHHFPSREALLLGLVEHLVEEFDAAVARALDPADTAPGRFARAWIRSIFEDLSDSKLAHERATLVGILGTVPEVVRRIHEEGERWSQRLAQDGLDAQRVVLITRACDGATMASLFQRQLGTRELTEERDLLLALTRETGPLVDVSTGAPPRRAAPGAKQRTSRGQKS; the protein is encoded by the coding sequence ATGCCTGGACCACAACGCGATGCGGCCCGTACCCGGCGCACCCTCTTGAGCACCGCCGCGCGCGTCATCGCCGAGCACGGCGCCGGTGTGAGCTTGGACCTCGTCGCGCGCGAGGCAGACGTCTCCAAGGGGGGACTGCTGCACCACTTCCCCTCTCGCGAGGCGCTCCTGCTAGGCCTCGTCGAGCACCTGGTGGAGGAGTTCGACGCTGCGGTGGCAAGAGCGCTGGACCCGGCGGATACCGCTCCCGGCCGCTTTGCGCGCGCGTGGATACGCTCGATTTTCGAGGACCTCTCCGACAGCAAGCTCGCTCACGAGCGCGCCACCCTCGTGGGCATCCTCGGCACGGTCCCGGAGGTGGTGCGCCGAATCCACGAAGAGGGCGAGCGCTGGAGCCAGCGCCTTGCGCAAGATGGCCTCGACGCCCAACGTGTCGTGCTCATCACTCGAGCGTGTGACGGCGCGACGATGGCCTCGCTCTTCCAACGACAACTCGGCACGCGCGAGCTCACCGAGGAACGAGACCTGTTGCTCGCCCTCACACGCGAAACGGGTCCGCTCGTAGACGTGTCCACCGGAGCCCCACCCCGCCGAGCAGCCCCTGGTGCGAAGCAGCGGACGAGCCGAGGCCAGAAATCGTGA
- a CDS encoding DMT family transporter, giving the protein MSWFYLALAGLLEIGWPFGLKVAQQPGTRWSGVAIAVAFMGCSGFMLWLAQRSIPIGTAYAVWTGIGAAGTFLVGVLYFGDPTSFARYLGVALIVAGVATLKLAH; this is encoded by the coding sequence ATGAGTTGGTTCTATCTCGCCCTGGCGGGGCTGCTCGAGATTGGCTGGCCGTTCGGCCTGAAGGTGGCGCAGCAGCCCGGAACCCGATGGAGCGGGGTCGCCATCGCCGTCGCGTTCATGGGCTGCAGCGGCTTCATGCTCTGGCTCGCGCAGCGCTCCATCCCCATCGGGACGGCGTACGCCGTTTGGACTGGCATCGGTGCCGCCGGAACGTTCCTGGTCGGGGTGCTGTACTTCGGAGACCCTACGTCCTTCGCCCGGTATCTCGGCGTCGCGTTGATTGTCGCGGGGGTCGCGACGCTCAAGCTGGCGCACTAG
- a CDS encoding tetratricopeptide repeat protein: MKRTCPRALLQWSRRRLPRKPSTSATASGDLRDIPEKSWAPCGEAYLAKGRELLAAAKPAEAVPLLERASALAPSNADAATMLSSVRELRGKEDFKTQGPEVSAKLARALAHAKAKEWEEAETELNDAADATLKAFESLEVAKSIGRIGALLRAAGW; the protein is encoded by the coding sequence ATGAAGCGGACATGTCCGCGCGCATTGCTGCAGTGGTCGCGACGTCGGCTCCCCAGGAAGCCGTCGACCTCTGCAACAGCTTCGGGGGACCTCCGGGACATCCCCGAGAAGAGCTGGGCGCCGTGTGGCGAGGCGTACCTGGCCAAGGGCCGCGAGTTGTTGGCCGCCGCGAAGCCGGCCGAGGCCGTACCCCTCCTGGAGAGGGCGAGTGCCCTGGCTCCAAGTAACGCAGACGCGGCGACCATGCTTTCGAGCGTGAGGGAGCTTCGCGGCAAGGAGGACTTCAAGACTCAGGGGCCGGAGGTCTCCGCCAAGCTGGCTCGGGCGTTGGCCCATGCCAAGGCGAAGGAATGGGAAGAGGCGGAGACGGAGCTGAACGACGCTGCCGACGCCACCCTGAAGGCATTCGAGAGCCTCGAGGTCGCCAAAAGTATAGGACGGATAGGAGCGCTGTTGAGGGCGGCGGGCTGGTGA
- a CDS encoding serine hydrolase domain-containing protein yields MRLMNKRSVAIAGMMLVLAACKTTGPAPARDIPTAMNQAATTLLQSRLLHATSIAVVYRGEEFILHRGELETGKSNPPDDSTLYEIGSVSKTFVGLLLANAVLEGKATLDDPIQKYLPSAYPNLQSDGGPIRLRHLVTHTSGMPGMLPLQVNEVLRDFTAHATPAKLNAAYADYGQPQFWQDLHTVSIKGPLGKDYAYSSAGTELVAHTLEKIHGAPYESLLAEFLAREAGMHDTWLRLRAQDANRLAPGYHSDNPVGTTPMPLLPWGAAGALKATMPEMVKYLRLQLSNHPAVTESHKPLVRFAEDFSIGYFWNIGQSSQLGTHYVHHGGVPRAQCYLYLVPKYQLGVFIITNQSGDATANAMERALAPLFDRVESMQGR; encoded by the coding sequence ATGCGCCTGATGAACAAACGCTCCGTAGCCATTGCTGGAATGATGCTGGTGCTGGCCGCTTGCAAGACGACGGGCCCTGCACCCGCCCGCGATATCCCCACGGCAATGAACCAAGCCGCGACGACCCTGCTGCAGTCACGACTGCTGCACGCAACGTCGATCGCAGTGGTCTATCGCGGCGAGGAGTTCATCCTGCATCGGGGTGAGCTGGAGACCGGCAAGTCCAATCCGCCCGATGATTCGACCCTCTATGAGATAGGGTCGGTCAGCAAGACCTTCGTCGGCCTGCTGTTGGCAAACGCTGTCCTCGAAGGCAAGGCGACCCTCGACGACCCGATACAAAAGTATCTGCCGTCCGCCTATCCGAACCTTCAGTCAGACGGCGGGCCGATCCGTCTGCGCCATCTGGTTACACACACCAGCGGCATGCCGGGGATGTTGCCACTGCAAGTGAATGAGGTGTTGAGGGACTTCACTGCGCATGCCACCCCGGCAAAGCTCAATGCCGCCTATGCGGACTACGGGCAGCCGCAGTTCTGGCAGGACCTGCACACCGTCAGCATCAAGGGCCCGCTCGGCAAGGACTATGCTTACTCGAGCGCCGGCACCGAGTTGGTCGCGCACACCCTCGAGAAGATCCACGGGGCTCCCTACGAGTCGTTGCTCGCGGAGTTCCTGGCGCGGGAAGCCGGTATGCACGATACGTGGCTGCGCCTGCGTGCCCAGGACGCCAACCGCTTGGCTCCTGGCTACCACAGCGACAACCCGGTCGGCACCACGCCGATGCCACTCCTGCCCTGGGGCGCGGCGGGAGCATTGAAGGCGACGATGCCGGAGATGGTGAAGTACTTGCGCTTGCAGTTGAGCAACCATCCCGCGGTGACAGAGTCACACAAACCGCTGGTGCGCTTCGCGGAGGACTTCAGCATTGGCTATTTCTGGAACATCGGCCAGAGCAGCCAGTTGGGCACCCACTACGTGCATCACGGCGGCGTGCCTCGCGCGCAATGCTATCTCTACCTCGTGCCGAAGTATCAGTTGGGGGTGTTCATCATCACCAACCAGAGCGGCGATGCGACCGCCAACGCCATGGAACGCGCGCTGGCGCCCCTCTTTGACAGGGTCGAATCCATGCAGGGTCGCTAA
- a CDS encoding transposase, which produces MLAPCLGGGDHVRHNLPPASTPDAGEHVEVERPPQQLGPVHSRRSLLHPLRSGRCLLSRSRLLLTCLGEPGRNFRVAVCGAIHFPTRQFLFTHQPKSASTALFLPLLKRLVRRAKRTGRRIVLVLDNGVPFNSRLAQMALEAASPYVRAFRLPKYTSETLNWIENFWGHLKKTYFSRMLTEQREAFYPDAVRLLRRLRRSGHLRHLALRAPPERI; this is translated from the coding sequence ATGCTGGCCCCCTGCCTGGGAGGGGGCGATCACGTACGACACAACCTGCCGCCTGCCTCCACACCTGACGCAGGTGAACACGTCGAAGTCGAACGTCCTCCTCAGCAACTCGGCCCAGTCCACTCGCGGCGTTCTCTGCTTCATCCGCTCCGTTCTGGCCGCTGCCTCCTTTCCCGCTCTCGCCTCCTCCTCACCTGCTTGGGGGAGCCGGGCCGCAACTTCCGAGTCGCCGTGTGCGGAGCCATCCATTTCCCCACCCGGCAGTTCCTCTTCACCCACCAGCCCAAGAGCGCCTCCACGGCGCTCTTCCTGCCGCTCCTCAAGCGGCTCGTACGACGAGCCAAGCGCACCGGCAGACGCATCGTGCTCGTGCTCGACAACGGGGTGCCCTTCAACTCCCGCCTCGCCCAGATGGCCCTTGAGGCGGCCAGTCCCTACGTGCGTGCCTTCCGGCTGCCGAAGTACACCTCCGAAACCCTCAACTGGATTGAGAACTTCTGGGGCCACCTCAAGAAGACCTACTTCAGCCGGATGCTGACCGAGCAGCGGGAAGCATTCTATCCAGATGCCGTTCGTCTCCTCCGCAGGCTGCGTCGCTCAGGACATCTGCGACACTTGGCGCTTCGAGCACCCCCTGAACGGATTTAA
- a CDS encoding MFS transporter, with translation MHPNPSTQPAPPPARWLVVAAVLAATVVEDLPSGILTVALPDVMRDFSASVAQVEWVVSGKMLTLAALTPLAGWLSVRWERRRLLLGAILLMGMTSLAAAFAPGLPWLVLARVLEAVATCVITPACMVMLAGAFAPHERPRVMGTWLFASTSVRLAAPLLGGALTQWASWRAIFGVMAGLCLLTWAVGLRAFPLSPPSPEQDRALDPWGLLGLASGLGASLLAARGWPGAASGEGRLLAVAVALAGGALFALRARRPDAVLDVGLLRQRNLALALLMAPFRGFVLMGSVFLLSLHLPESLGLTPPQVALVLMPATLVAAAVTPVAGWLVGRWGARWPAALGGLLVALSLGGLSRAVPSGPVEVALLQALRGAGVALLSTPPHVAVINALPAAQAGAGASWHGLAYGVGSTSGVAGCAALLAWLEPTLGRAAAFQGALRLTALIALVGLIPALLLDDPQTRGADPV, from the coding sequence TTGCATCCGAATCCATCCACACAGCCCGCTCCTCCTCCCGCCCGGTGGCTCGTCGTCGCCGCCGTGCTGGCGGCGACCGTCGTGGAGGACCTGCCCTCGGGCATCCTCACCGTCGCGCTGCCGGACGTGATGCGGGACTTCTCCGCCAGCGTGGCGCAGGTGGAGTGGGTCGTCAGCGGGAAGATGCTCACCCTGGCCGCGCTGACGCCGTTGGCCGGCTGGCTGTCGGTCCGGTGGGAGCGGCGCCGGCTGCTGCTCGGCGCCATCCTGCTGATGGGGATGACGAGCCTCGCGGCGGCCTTCGCACCGGGGCTGCCCTGGCTCGTGCTGGCTCGCGTCCTGGAAGCCGTCGCGACCTGTGTCATCACCCCCGCCTGCATGGTGATGCTGGCCGGCGCCTTCGCTCCGCACGAGCGCCCGAGGGTAATGGGCACGTGGCTCTTCGCCTCCACCTCGGTGCGCCTCGCCGCTCCACTCCTGGGTGGCGCCCTGACGCAGTGGGCGTCGTGGCGTGCCATCTTCGGGGTGATGGCCGGGCTCTGCCTGCTGACGTGGGCGGTGGGCCTGCGAGCCTTTCCCCTTTCCCCTCCCTCGCCTGAGCAGGACCGGGCCCTGGACCCCTGGGGTTTGCTCGGGCTGGCCAGCGGACTGGGAGCCTCGCTGCTGGCGGCGCGGGGATGGCCGGGCGCCGCTTCCGGGGAGGGCCGACTCCTCGCCGTGGCCGTGGCGCTCGCGGGAGGGGCGCTGTTCGCCCTGCGAGCGCGGCGTCCGGACGCGGTGCTGGACGTGGGGCTGCTGCGCCAGCGCAACCTCGCCCTGGCGCTGCTGATGGCGCCCTTCCGGGGCTTCGTGCTGATGGGCTCCGTGTTCCTGCTGTCCCTGCACCTGCCGGAGTCGCTGGGGCTCACCCCGCCGCAGGTGGCCCTGGTGTTGATGCCGGCAACGCTGGTGGCCGCGGCGGTGACGCCCGTCGCGGGCTGGCTGGTGGGACGCTGGGGCGCGCGGTGGCCCGCGGCGCTGGGCGGGTTGCTGGTGGCCCTGTCGCTGGGCGGACTGTCCCGCGCCGTTCCCAGCGGCCCGGTCGAGGTGGCCCTGCTGCAGGCGCTCCGGGGCGCGGGCGTGGCCCTGCTGTCGACGCCGCCCCATGTCGCCGTCATCAACGCCTTGCCCGCCGCCCAGGCGGGAGCCGGCGCCAGCTGGCACGGCCTGGCCTATGGCGTCGGCTCCACCTCGGGCGTGGCCGGGTGCGCCGCGCTGCTGGCGTGGCTGGAGCCCACCCTGGGCCGCGCCGCCGCCTTCCAGGGCGCGCTGCGCCTCACCGCCCTCATCGCGCTCGTCGGACTCATTCCCGCGCTGCTGCTCGACGACCCCCAGACCCGAGGAGCCGACCCCGTATGA
- a CDS encoding ornithine cyclodeaminase family protein, with translation MNTPHPHDARLDPGSGDVLFLSLEDVLACGGGDVVLASEDVHQGFDLLRRGLIQQPSKVSLQPSPEQPDCETGYVNFMPTLIERNGRQVLGCKAMGSMPTNVGRGLPRAAGLILLFDPATKLPACVMDSQVISATRTGAVSLLAARRLASPATREVGLVGAGVNMRTQLLGLRASLPALQRCRVYARGDSRHRFAEEMSARTGLEVRAVDSAEEAVRDQELVVTCVSVDHAPVVRERWVRERGLTVFSISGFEVELELLGRMDRIIADRWKDVRSRGVQAHAIAVARGLLAESRVEDLGPILAGEVPGRRSDAENIFFSPVGLAFEDILVADRVFHTALARGLGRRLPLWESSQWV, from the coding sequence ATGAACACCCCACACCCGCACGACGCGCGCCTCGACCCTGGTAGCGGGGACGTGCTCTTCCTGTCCCTGGAGGACGTCCTGGCCTGCGGCGGCGGGGACGTCGTCCTCGCGAGCGAGGACGTCCACCAGGGCTTCGACCTGCTGCGGCGCGGGCTCATCCAGCAGCCCTCCAAGGTGTCGCTGCAGCCCAGCCCGGAGCAGCCGGACTGCGAGACGGGCTACGTCAACTTCATGCCCACGCTCATCGAGCGCAACGGCCGGCAGGTGCTGGGCTGCAAGGCCATGGGCTCCATGCCCACGAACGTCGGGCGAGGGCTGCCGCGGGCCGCGGGGCTCATCCTCCTCTTCGACCCGGCGACGAAGCTGCCCGCCTGTGTCATGGACTCGCAGGTCATCAGCGCCACCCGCACCGGGGCCGTGTCGCTGCTCGCCGCGCGCCGGCTGGCCTCGCCGGCCACGCGGGAGGTGGGGCTGGTGGGGGCGGGCGTCAACATGCGCACCCAGCTGCTGGGCCTGCGCGCCAGCCTGCCGGCGCTCCAGCGCTGCCGGGTGTACGCGAGGGGCGACTCCCGCCACCGCTTCGCGGAGGAGATGTCGGCGCGCACGGGCCTGGAGGTGCGCGCCGTGGACAGCGCCGAGGAGGCCGTGCGCGACCAGGAGCTGGTCGTCACCTGTGTCTCCGTGGACCATGCTCCGGTGGTGCGGGAGCGGTGGGTGCGCGAGCGCGGGCTCACCGTCTTCTCCATCAGCGGCTTCGAGGTGGAGCTGGAGCTGCTGGGCCGGATGGACCGCATCATCGCGGACCGGTGGAAGGACGTGCGCAGCCGCGGCGTGCAGGCGCATGCCATCGCCGTGGCCCGGGGCCTGCTCGCGGAGTCCCGCGTGGAGGACCTGGGCCCCATCCTGGCGGGTGAGGTGCCCGGCCGGCGCTCGGACGCGGAGAACATCTTCTTCTCGCCGGTGGGGCTGGCCTTCGAGGACATCCTCGTGGCCGACCGGGTGTTCCACACCGCGCTCGCGCGCGGCCTGGGCCGGCGGCTGCCGTTGTGGGAATCCAGCCAGTGGGTGTGA
- a CDS encoding M57 family metalloprotease → MSQHKFVGALAGLALLAGCGGGEGSTPAPETTSQGMTWEQFLSVVYQEPDTGVFIADGDTLFTSEKALREFYEQNVKSGQLIVHTSGGVDAKWSDTQKKNITYCVSTTFGSNYSRAVTMLADAAAAWEQVANVDFVYVSSQDANCTASNTNVVFDVRPVNSGGQYMARAFFPNESRAYRNVLIDNTAWGGSPPVTLLGIIRHELGHTLGFRHEHTRPESGTCFEDNSWRALTTYDSASVMHYPHCNGSQTGDLVLTAKDIQGAQALYGAPGTNPPPPPTGTPATDTRSGSIARNGTANFGPYTVLAGTTFKVVMTGTGDPDLYVRFGAAPTTTAYNCRPFLGGAAETCELTVPSGQTSAYVQVRGYAAGTYSLNISYTKP, encoded by the coding sequence ATGTCCCAGCACAAGTTCGTCGGCGCCCTCGCGGGCCTGGCGCTGCTCGCCGGTTGCGGCGGTGGCGAAGGCTCCACTCCTGCCCCTGAGACCACCAGCCAGGGCATGACGTGGGAGCAGTTCCTCTCCGTCGTGTACCAGGAGCCGGATACGGGCGTCTTCATCGCCGACGGCGACACCCTGTTCACCTCGGAGAAGGCGCTGCGCGAGTTCTACGAGCAGAACGTGAAGAGCGGCCAGCTCATCGTCCACACGTCGGGTGGCGTGGACGCGAAGTGGAGCGACACGCAGAAGAAGAACATCACCTACTGCGTGAGCACCACGTTCGGCAGCAACTACTCGCGCGCGGTGACGATGCTGGCCGACGCGGCAGCCGCGTGGGAGCAGGTGGCGAACGTGGACTTCGTCTACGTGAGCTCGCAGGACGCCAACTGCACCGCGAGCAACACCAACGTGGTGTTCGACGTGCGCCCGGTGAACTCGGGTGGCCAGTACATGGCCCGCGCCTTCTTCCCGAATGAGTCGCGCGCGTACCGCAACGTGCTCATCGACAACACGGCGTGGGGCGGCAGCCCGCCGGTGACGCTGCTGGGCATCATCCGTCACGAACTGGGCCACACGCTGGGCTTCCGCCACGAGCACACCCGCCCCGAGTCGGGCACCTGCTTCGAGGACAACAGCTGGCGCGCACTGACGACGTACGACTCCGCGTCCGTCATGCACTACCCGCACTGCAACGGTTCGCAGACGGGGGACCTGGTGCTGACGGCCAAGGACATCCAGGGCGCCCAGGCGCTCTACGGCGCGCCGGGCACCAACCCGCCTCCTCCGCCGACGGGCACGCCCGCCACGGACACGCGCTCGGGCAGCATCGCTCGCAATGGCACGGCGAACTTCGGCCCCTACACGGTGTTGGCCGGCACCACGTTCAAGGTGGTGATGACGGGCACGGGTGACCCGGACCTGTACGTCCGCTTCGGCGCGGCGCCCACGACGACCGCGTACAACTGCCGTCCGTTCCTCGGCGGCGCGGCCGAGACGTGCGAGCTCACCGTGCCCTCGGGCCAGACGAGCGCCTACGTCCAGGTGCGTGGCTACGCCGCTGGCACGTACTCGCTGAACATCAGCTACACGAAGCCGTAG